From the genome of Nasonia vitripennis strain AsymCx chromosome 1, Nvit_psr_1.1, whole genome shotgun sequence, one region includes:
- the LOC103317300 gene encoding lipase 3 isoform X1, which translates to MMRELFMCSVLLLSGLVGCGSSGQAQGFNFLDYISPLSIKREKSLRRSDGLEKIPVLDFIGLVKRHGYSAEEHKVTTLDGYRLRLHRIPGSRKSPPAPGKPVVFLQHGIFASSDQFVIAGPERDLAFILADAGYDVWLGNIRGNTYSRSHVQLSPDRDPEFWQFSMHEMGLYDASAAIDHILQRTGQQSIIYIGHSMGTSIGLILLSCKPEYNDKIRLVINMASIGYWKRPRNFIKLLRDNGEVLQRILLAARITEVFPQTLANGEILNGTCRPGSPFQHLCMNFIQYVSGYSPDLFDTRLVAESFSYFPAGGSTQTLLHFYQNIKAGKMQMYDHGLVGNFARYNQRTPPVYNLENIVTPVVLIYGQSDAVATPEDSLDLLNRLRYARAESVPYDNFNHLDFIWGKDIKKLLQNRIMQIIENSMRHGSFSVL; encoded by the exons gagtctGAGGAGGTCTGATGGGCTGGAGAAGATCCCTGTGCTTGATTTT ATCGGCCTAGTAAAACGTCACGGTTATTCGGCCGAGGAACACAAAGTGACCACTTTGGACGGTTACCGATTACGACTCCACCGGATTCCGGGAAGTCGAAAGTCACCACCTGCACCAGGAAAACCGGTAGTCTTTCTGCAACACGGAATATTTGCCTCGTCCGATCAATTCGTCATCGCTGGACCTGAGCGAGACTTGG CGTTCATCTTGGCAGACGCCGGCTACGATGTCTGGTTGGGCAACATACGGGGAAACACCTATTCCCGATCGCACGTTCAGCTATCTCCCGATCGTGATCCCGAATTCTGGCAATTTAG CATGCACGAGATGGGTTTGTACGACGCGAGCGCCGCAATCGACCATATTTTGCAGCGAACCGGTCAGCAATCGATCATCTATATCGGCCACTCGATGGGTACCAGTATAGGACTGATTCTGTTATCCTGTAAGCCCGAGTATAATGATAAGATTCGATTGGTTATCAACATGGCGAGTATTGGATACTGGAAACGGCCTAGGAATTTCATAAAGCTTCTCAGGGATAATGGAGAAGTTTTGCAG aGGATTCTTCTGGCAGCACGAATCACGGAAGTGTTTCCGCAGACTCTGGCAAACGGCGAGATTTTAAACGGCACATGTCGACCCGGCAGTCCCTTTCAGCATCTATGTATGAACTTTATCCAGTACGTCAGTGGCTACAGTCCCGATCTTTTCGATACC AGACTAGTCGCAGAATCGTtctcgtactttccggcaggAGGATCGACGCAAACTCTGCTACATTTTTACCAGAATATAAAGGCAG GAAAGATGCAGATGTACGATCACGGTCTGGTCGGTAACTTTGCGCGCTATAATCAGAGGACTCCACCTGTTTATAATCTGGAGAATATTGTCACTCCTGTCGTCCTGATCTACGGACAAAGCGACGCAGTTGCTACACCAGAG GACAGTTTGGATCTCTTAAATCGACTGAGGTACGCGAGAGCCGAAAGCGTACCATACGATAACTTTAATCACTTGGACTTTATCTGGGGGAAGGACATCAAGAAGCTGCTACAAAATCGAATTATGCAGATTATCGAAAACTCTATGCGACATGGAAGCTTTAGCGTGCTGTAG